The DNA segment CAATTTCAATAGCTTGCTTAAGCTCAATTTTGCTGTTTGTCTGGGCAAGCACGGCAGAAGGAATAGCTGCTGCTAAGACAAACATGACAGTTATTAAAATAGCCAAGAGCCTTTTCATCTAAAAACCTCCTCTTTATTTTAGTATTCTACATCAATTCATTAGACGACTGATGTGTGAAAAAAGTTCCCTAAAATGTATCAAATTCTACTTAAAATGTTCCAAATGTCAGGATCTTCTTGACCCAGCCTCCAAATAGCTATGCCTGATATACCGTATTGAGATACTAATGGCAGTTTTGCTTGAAAACTTCTGGCATCTTCAAACCATACGGTGTGTTTTACGGAGTCGACTGTATAGGTGTACGTGGATTCTTGCGCTGTCTCGTCGTATTCGATTTTGACGCCCAGATTTTTGGCTGTCTGTATGGCTTGGAAGTAAGATAATGTCCTTGGATAGTTTGAGCCTTCTGCCCAGTCATAGCCGTAAACTGCCATGCCAAGCCAAATTTTTTTCGGCTCAACAGACTTTGCGGCGTAATCTAATACACTGCGAACAAATCCAATTGATGCAATGGGACCTGGCTTCGAGAAGTGTTCGTCGTATGCTAATACGTATGCTTGATCTGCAAATTGGCTTAAGACAGTGTATTGAAATGCGCCTGAGAAAGGATGCCTTGGGTTGTCTTCTGTTTCTGCCGGCAATGAAATCGTGACAATCTTATTAGCGCTTTTTAGCGAATAATAAAGTTCTTCCATAAATGCGTTAAGATTGCTTCTGTCTTCTGGTGGCACAAACTCAAAATCGATATTTATTCCTGGATAGTTATTTGATAATGCCATGTTTACTATGCTGTTTACTAATATGCTTCTTAAAGATGTATTGGATATTAAATCATGTATAAGCTGTGATTTTTTCGGATCAGAATAATTGTGTACAATAGGAAAGATAGGCAAATTATTCTGAGATGCTATGCTTTTGACGTCTTGCGACGACATATCCGCCAGCGTGCCGTCTGGCTTAACGCCGTACCAGAAAGGTATGAGCGTCGTTATTTGAGAAGTGTGTTCTCTTAGATCATCTATAGCACCTGGTGCTATATCAAAATACCATTTGTTATCCATAACGATACCTCCTAAAATATTATATTTTATAATACGCCATTATATATCCTTTGTGATTTACGACGCTCCGCAAAATTTTGCTTCCAAAAATACCTTGTATTGAGTATAATTTATAGTAAGTGTTTAATTTAAGAAACGAGGTGGTGTTAAGTTTTTAATTATCGCCTAAAAAGCAAATCTATTTAAGATTTAAAGGAGGTCTCAACATGGACAAGAGATTGTACCGCTCGAGAAACCAAGTTATCTTGGGAGGTGTTTGCGGTGGCATAGCAGAGTATTTCGATATAGATGTGACTATAGTGAGGCTTATTTGGGCTTTGATTGCCTTGGTGGGAGGTTCTGGCGTTTTACTTTATATAATTGCTTGGATCGTTGTTCCGGAAAATCCATATCAATTAAAAAATGATGATTATAATGGTGAAAATGTTAATGTTGACAAAGAGCATGAAAGGCCAAAAATTTCTTCAAACAGAAAAAGCAGCGAGGTATTTGGATGGATTTTGATTGCTTTAGGCTTATTTCTTCTCGTCAGGATATTCATGCCATGGTTTGATTTAAGGATTTTTTGGCCGGTGCTTCTTATAGCATTTGGACTTTTATTTATATTTAAAAAATAATGGTAAAAGTATCGGATTTTCCGGCATTTTACCATTTATCAAACAAATTCAGCTTTTTTGCTATTAGGTAAAAGGCAAATATGGCAATAAGCAGTATTAGTCCGCCAAAAAAACCTATTGCCTGTTTTGGAACGATTAGCGTCGATAATAGGACGGCTGTCAATAAAATTATGGTAAGCCATGGTCTTAAAGGAAACCCGCGCCTTTGACATTCAAAGTAATCCGGGTTTTCCTTCTTAAGCATAGGTCTGTATTTGATGAAAGTGTACAAGATGATGATCCAGTTAAAAAATTGTATGAATCCTGTAGCACTCGTTATATATTCGTAAACATCTTTAGGAAGGATGTATGAAAGCACGACGGCAACAAGAAGTCCGAAACTGCTTATCAATAGGGCGTATATAGGCACATCTCTTTTACTTAGCTTGCTTAAAAAAGTCGGTGCAAATCTTCCTTTTCCTAAAGAATACATGACCTGCGTTACTCCGTACATGGCTCCATTCATAGTAGTCAGTGCTGCTGTAAGTATGATAAAATTCATTATTGAATCGATATACGGTATGTTTGTAAATGAAAGCAGCTTAATGAATGGACTTTCTTTTGTGGATACTTCATACCATGGAATTACTCCTAAAAGTACGGCAATAGACGATAAGTACAATATGGACAGAAATAGTACGATGTACCTTCTCGCTATAGGTACATATTTTTTTGGTTTTTTTGTTTTTGATGCTGTCATGGCTGTGACTTCTATACCACCAAACGGTATTAAAGACATAAGCATTGCTCCTAAAAATCCTTTAATGCCATTTGGCAAAATGCCTCCATGAATGTAGTAGTTTTTAAATCCTATATTGCCTTTATTGCCAAATGCCCCGAAAAGTGCAAATATGCCGATGACAGTTATTATAAATAAAGCGGATACTTTTATTGTTGAAAACCAAGCTTCTACGGTGCCAAAATTTTTTGTGCCTAATGCGTTCACACAGATTACCATGATGGAATAAATCAGTGCGAATATCCAAAGTGGGACTTTAGGGAACCAAAACTTAGTAAAGATTGCTGATGCCGTCACTTCGCTGGACATGATGAATACACCTGCTGTCCAGTATACCCATCCGCTTAAAAACCCGCCTATGTCACCTAAGGCTTCTTCAGCGTATACCCTGAAAGAGCCGTCAACAGGATTTGCAACGATCATTTCAGAAAGGGCGCAAAAGACTTCAGACATTATAAATGCTGAGATAAGGTAATCTAATAGGACTATTGGTCCCGCTGTATGAATCGCTATGCCGCTTGCTAAGAAGAATCCGGCTCCAAGTATTCCACCTACACCTACCAATACCAGTTCGTTAACAGATAGATTTCCTTTTTCCAAAGCAATACCTCCATTATACAATTCATTCCATGACTTACTTTTTATTATTTGTAATTATTATGTGTTTTATTAACTTGAATTTTGGTTATACATGATGTAAAATTTCATTTATCAAAAATTATTGTGGAGGAAAGCCATGAAGTATTACATGTTAGATAGAATTGAAAGACTGTTTTTGTATTTTGTTACATTTATCATTTTATTAAGTGTAGCTGTATTGTTTGTGTTTGTCTTCGTAGATGTCAATATGAAAGGTATCAATGTGGAGCTGTCTGTATTGTGGTGGATACTTTACATAATCTTGTCTATGGCTTTGACAGTTGCATTATTTTCTATAGGCATTTCACAAGTCATTTTGCTTGAAGATTATTTTGTCGTATCATTGGGCATCATGGGCTTTGCCAGAATAAGATACGACAACATCGCTGGAATAAATGAAATAGAGAAAAAAATTAATTATAAAAGAGGCATTAACTTAAAAAACGATGTGTGCAGTTTGATCATTTCGAAAAAAGTTTATTAGAAGTACAATTAAAATCACCAATTAAAATCTATTACTTTTTGCTATTTGACAGGTATGCAAATGATATTGTCTTTTCAGCACCAAATTTGAAAGTATTAAAAGAAGAAATAAACAAAAAAATGTGATTCATATTTTCACAAATTTTATCATAGATAAAGTATTAAGCGCGTCTTTAAAGGCCTGCGCTTTAAGTCGATAAAATTTGTGAAAAGAGGTGCAAACGTTGCAAGTAAAAAACAGATTTATCGTGGTATTTGCGATTTTTATTATTTTAGCATTTAATGTGACACCGTCTTACGGTTTTACAAATACCATAACAGTCAATATACCGTCAAGGACAATATATTTTGTCTCGCAAAACATGTCAAAACTTTATGCGATAGCGGTTGGCAAGATCGTTTCTACATCCCCGTTGGGAACATACAGGATCATAAATAAGCAAGTAAATCCTAAATGGGTATCGCCATGGAATGGTGAAGTTGTACCATCAGGACCTGATAATCCTTTGGGATATAGATGGATGGGGTTTTACAGCGATTATGGAATACATGGAAATAACATGCCATCATCCATAGGTACTTTGGCGTCGTCAGGATGCATAAGGATGTACGAAGCGGATGTTGAAGAACTTTTTGATATGGTAAGTTACGGCGACATTGTGAACGTGGTATGCCAAACGATTTTTCCAAAGACTTCTCCGACTGGCGGCATGGCATTATTCGTATATCCGGATTTCTACAAAAAAGGCTTGAATACAAGGCAGCACATTGAAATTGAGCTGCAAAATTACGGCATAAAAGTAAGCGATGATACATTTAGAAAATTGTACAAATACGTAAATGTGAAAGATCCATTGGTGTTTTCGGAAGGATATAAGGTTATCAGAAACAATGAACTTGTCAGCAGTGATGTGTACAGATCTCAGGATGGCCAATTTTATATGCGTGTTGGTGATCTAAAAGGTTATTTAAACATTGATGACGAAAAAATTAAGGATTTAAAATCTGTTTTAGTAGACAATGCAAACTACGTAAACATTGATGATATAGCAAATTTGACAGGTTTAAAGTTTGTAGTAGACAATGATACAAATACGATTAAGATGATTGGAAATATAATTTACTATGACGGCAAGTTTTTGTCAACTACTAATTACGTAGATTATCAAAGTAGAGATATTTACATTCCAATCAAAGAATTTTTTACTGCAGCAGGATATACGGTGGAATGGGATCCGCAAGATGGAGTTATTGTAGATGGCAGAAGTATTAAATACAAGTTATACGAAAGCAAATCGTATATAAATCAAAAAGATTTGAGAAGCTTATATGGGTTAGATATCACTGTAGATTCATCATCAAATAAGATATACATTAAGCGCGATTAGCGCCTTTTTTTGTGCTTTTTTCTCAATCTGCTAAAATAGAAATGACAGATCGTTTGGAACTTATCACTTCTTTTTTCGTCAAATCACATTGAGGGGAGGTTTTATTGTTGGATGAAAGACAGCTCCTTTTTAAAGCACAGGAAGGAGATATTGAATCGTTTGAAAATGTTATAGTATCTTATCAGAATTACATTTACAATGTCATATACAGGATCGTTGGAAACAAAGAAGATGCGTTGGATTTAACACAAGAGACATTTATCAAAGCATTTGTGAATATAAAAAAGTTTAAAGGCAAAAGTGAGTTTAAGACGTGGCTATACAGGATCGCTGTAAATACTTCTCTTGATTTTATGAGAAAGAGAAAAGGTGTTGAAGAACAATTGCACGATATAAGTGATTTCAAAACGCCTGAAGATGTTTTTGACGATAAGATGACGAGAGATATAATCATGAGCGAATTGAACAAGCTTAAGAATGATTACAAAATCGCAATAATACTTAGAGATATAGAAGGGCTTACATACAGTGAAATAGCAGAAATAACAAATTCAAATATCGGGACGGTAAAGTCCAGGATATCCAGAGCCAGAAGTGCGCTTAAAGAAAATCTCAAAAAAATACCGGGCTTTATAAATATTTTTGATGAAAGGAGGCAATTGTGATGGAGTGCTATGCAGTCAGAAGGCTATTGAATCCCTATATAGACGAAGAACTAGATGAAAAATCAATGGACGATGTACGGGCACATTTAGATTCATGTGAAGAATGCAAATTGGAATACAATGAGCTTCTTTACACGAAAAGGCTCTTAGAAAATACGCCTCCTTTAGAGTTGCCAGATAATTTTGGCGAGACGCTTCACATCAAATTGATTGAAGGAAGGAAAAATAATCGTCGAAAGCCGATAAAAAGGATGATTTCAGTTGCGGCTTTTGCTGTCGCTTCAATATTTGCTTTGTCATTCGGATTTAATTTTTTGATGAATAATATTAAATTGTCTTCTCAGCCGCCTTTAAGCGTCAAAAGTGCTGCAAATTATTCATCGGAGGCTTCTACAGGCGGGAAAGAAGCTGCACCAAATCTTAAAAATAGCGTTTATAGCAGTTCGAATCAGACAAATAGAGGTTTAGATTCAGGGTACGAAAGGAAAATAACAAAAGATGCTGCGATATCCATTGAGATGAATTCTGTAGATGAAGGTTATAACAAGATTTTAAACATAAGCAAACAGTACAATGGGTATATTGAAAGCACAAGTGAAAGTACTTCAGAAAGTGGGCAGAAGACAGTCAACATCGTGCTAAAGATTCCCGCTGATGATTTTGAGTATGCTATTTCAAACATAAAGTCTTTGGGCGATGTCAAGATGATTAGGATAAACAGCAGCGATATTACAGAGCAGTATTACGATGTTCAAACAAGAATAAAAAATCTGGAGATACAAGAGGAAAGCCTACAAAACTTGATGAAAAAAGCTTCAAACATATCAGACATACTGCAGATTGAAGACAAATTAAATGATGTACAGACGCAAATCGATTCATACAAAAGTCAGATAAAGCTGTGGGACAGCATGACGGACATGAGCACAATTAATTTGACTTTCCTGTCAGCACTTCCACAAGCAGGGATAGACAAAATCTTTAGCGAGAATTTTTTTAAAGACGTTTTAGATGCAGGGGCAAAAAGCCTCAATGTATTTTTCGAGTTTATAAAGTATGCAATCGTGATGATAATATACCTATTGCCATTTGCAATACTCATATATCTGATATATAAAGGATATAGATTGTTCAAAAAATAATCATGGACAATTTACATCCTCTTTTTTTTGCGGTATATTAGATTACAAGAAGTTAAATAGGAGTGAGTGTATGTCGAAATTTTTGATCATAGATGGTAATAGCTTGATGTACAGGGCGTATTTTGCTCTGCCTGATTTGATGAACAGCGAAGGAATGCATACAAATGCCATATACGGTTTTTCAATGATGCTTCTTAAATTGCTGGAGGAGGAGAAACCAGACTACATAGCAATAGCTTTCGATAAAAAGGCTCCTACATTTAGGCACAAGGAGTACAGCGCTTATAAAGGAACCCGCCAGTCGATGCCAGAAGAGCTGATAGAACAGGTGGATATTTTAAAAGATGTGATAAATGCGTTTAACATAAAGACCATCGAGATAGAGGGCTTTGAAGCAGATGACATCATTGGTACAGTATCAAAAATTGCTTCCGAAAGTGGGATGGATGTGCTTATCGTCACAGGCGATAGAGATGCGCTTCAGCTTGTGTCGGCAAACGTAAAAGTGAAAATATGCAAAAAAGGCATAACGCAGATGGATGAGTACGATGAAAAGGCGGTCTTTGAAAAGTATGAAGTGACGCCACTTCAATTCATAGACTTGAAAGGGCTTATGGGAGACAAATCAGACAACATTCCGGGAGTGCCAAATATAGGGGAGAAGACGGCCATAAAGCTTATTAAAGAATTTGGATCAATTGAAAATTTACTGATGAATACAGATAAGTTAAAAGGGAAAGTAAAGGAAAATGTAGAAAACAATGCAGAATTAGCTGTTTTAAGCAAACGGCTTGCTACGATTGAGAGAAATGTTCCTATTGATATTGATTTGAATGAATACGCGGTGAAAAATTACGATGCCAATAGGCTTACAGAGCTATTTGAAAAATTGGAATTTTCAAGCCTCATCTCAGATTTAAAAGATGATAGTCGTGATACAAAGGATATTAAAGAATGGCCTGTAAGAGATTTTACATACGTTAAAAATGTTTTAGGAAAGTTTGATGTTTTGTCACTGTATCCATTCATATATGATGGAAAGATGAAAGCAGTATCATTTGCTTGCGGTGACGAATCGTTTTTTGTAGAGATAGATGATTATGACAATTTTAAATTGCTTAATAATGATAAGCTTACGTTGATAGGACACGATCTGAAAGATTTTTTAGTAAGCATTTCATACTGCGGCATTGAACTTAATTGTAAGATTTTAGATACGGCCATAATGACTTATCTTTTAAATCCATCTGAGTCGAATTACGACATAAGTCGCGTATTGAAAAAATACTTGAAAGAGGATTTGCAAAACATAGATGATATTGTAGGCAAGGGCAGGAATAAAAAGAGCTACGATGACATTGACAAAAGGCTTTTAGTCGATTATATGTGTTCAGTCGCATCAAGCTTATTTAAGTTAAAAGATAAGCTCATGTCATTTATAAAAGAGATGGAGATGGAAGATCTTTTAAAAAATGTGGAAATTCCGCTTATTGAAGTGCTAAAATCTATGGAGGTGTACGGCTTTACATTAGATAAGGATGTACTTAGAAGTATTTCTAAAGAAATAGATGAAAAGACAGATAAGATTGTAAAAGATATTTACGATGCTGCTGGATACGAATTTAATATTAACTCTACAAAGCAGTTATCAGAATTTTTGTTTGATAAACTGAATTTGCCAGCAATAAAAAAGACTAAAACAGGGTATTCGACTGACATGGAAGTTCTTGCAGAACTTATACCGTACAATGACATAGTAGGAGAAATAATAGAATATAGACAGCTTATGAAGCTTAAATCTACGTACATAGATGGCTTCATTCCCATCATGGATGAAAATAATAGGGTTCACTCTACGTTTAAGCAAACTGTTGCTGCTACAGGGAGAATTAGCTCAACAGAGCCTAATCTGCAGAACATACCTGTAAGAGAAGAGTTTGGCAGAAGGATAAGAAAGGCATTTGTATCAAGTTATGAAGATGGGCTTATAATATCTGCTGATTATTCTCAGATTGAGCTTAGGGTTCTTGCGCATCTTTCAGAGGACGAAAAACTTATTGAGTCATTTTTGAACAATGAAGATATACATTTAAGGACGGCATCGGAGGTTTTTAAGGTCTCGAAAGAAGAAGTGACAAGTGAAATGAGAAGGCGGGCGAAAGCTGTCAATTTTGGCATTGTATATGGTATAAGCGATTACGGCTTATCTAAAGACTTAAAGATTTCGCGAAAAGAAGCGAAAGAATACATAGACAATTATTTTGACAGATACAAGGGCGTCAAAAATTACATCGATTCAATAGTCAAATTTGCAAAGGAAAATGGGTATGTTACGACTATCTTAAACAGGAGAAGATACATACCGGAAATCAATTCAAAAAATTTTAACCAAAGGTCTTTTGGCGAGAGAATGGCGATGAATACGCCTATTCAAGGCAGTGCTGCGGATATAATAAAGATGTCGATGGTTAAAGTGTACAATGAATTAAAGGAAAGAGGATTGAAATCACGACTTATTCTTCAGGTTCACGATGAGCTTATAATTGACACACATCCTGATGAAGTTGAGATAGTCAAGGGGCTTTTAAAATCGATAATGGAAAATGTCATAAAGTTAAGAGTTCCTTTGGTCGTAGATATAGGACAAGGGAAAAATTGGTATGATGCAAAATAAAAGTGTCTATAAGACACTTTTAAATTATATAGATTGGAGGTGCGATGGTGAAGGTTATCGGATTGACAGGTGGAATAGCGTCAGGGAAAAGCACCGTTTCATCCATATTAAAAAGTCTTGGAGCAGTAATAATTGACGCTGATGTCGTTTCAAGAGAGATTATGATAAAGGGTACCGAGACATATAATATATTAGTAAGCGTATTTGGAAAAGAAATTTTGCGAAAAGATGGGGAGATAGACAGGAGAAAACTTGGCAACCTTGTTTTTGCTGATAAAGAAAAATTGAACAAATTAAATGAAATTACGCATCCGGAAATAATAAAAAGGATAAAAGATATAATAGAAGAAGAAAGAAAAAAGGGCAAAGAGAAAGCCATCGTGCTGGATGCAGCATTGCTAATTGAGATGAAGCTTTTTAATATGGTAGATGAAGTATGGCTTGTGGTTGTTGATAAAAAGACACAGATTAGAAGGCTTATGAAAAGAGACAATTTAAGCTATAAAGACGCATTAAACCGTATTAAAAGCCAGATGTCTATAGAGGACAAAATGAAGTACGCAGATTTCATAATTAATAACTGCAAGGATTTTAATGCTATAAAAAGACAAGTTGAGCTGTTGTGGGGACGTTTTTCAAAATAGAACATCTGGAGGTATTATATTGAAGTTTAAAAAGGTCATATTGGTGATAGTAGTAGCGATTACTGTTTTGACGGTATATGGAGTCAAGACAAATTGGTTTTTAAAGCAATTATATCCTAAGAAATACAGTCAACAGGTGTACTTCTATTCAAATCAGTATGGAGTAGATCCTAATTTGGTCTTTGCTATGATAAAGGCGGAAAGCAATTTTAATCCTGACAGCGTTTCAAGCAAAGGAGCTATAGGACTTATGCAAGTGATACCTGAGACAGGAACTTGGGTTGCTAATTACATAGGCATCAAAAATTTTAGCGTTAATATGCTTTTTAATCCGGACTACAATATAAATATAGGAACATGGTATCTAAAATACCTTTTAAAGCAATTTAATAATGATGTCACTTTGGCAGTAGCCGCATATAATGGAGGAAGTGGCAATGTTTCAAATTGGTTAAAGGACAAGAGGTACTCGGAAAATGGCAGCAATCTTAAAAAAGTGCCTTTTTCAGAGACGGATAAGTACATCAAAAAGGTGTTGAAGTATTATAAGATTTACACAAATTTATACAAATGATTTGAAGCATTGCACAACACTATGATGTGAGGGATCTTAAATGGATTTTGGGGTTTTGATTCTATCCATCATGTTGTTTTTCAGCATTATAGGAAAAAATGACAATGTTGCGGCTGCTATTCTAATACTTCTTTTGACGAAGCTTATGAACTTGGAAATAATTAATCAATTTGTATCGAAAAATGGCATGAATCTTGGTATAATAGTATTGACTATGGGAGCCTTATCTCCTCTTGCAATGAACAAAGTATCAATTGGCGACTTTTTAAATGCTGCAAAAAGCATGGAAGGAGTTATTACAATTATTGCGGGGATAATTGTAGCTGTATTAGCATCTATTGGCCTCAATACCATGAAGGTGGATGCAAATGGTGTCGTAGGTGTTTTGCTGGGTACTGTGATTGGTGTAAGCTTCTTTAAAGGAGCACCAGTGGGTCCGATGATAGCCCTTGGCATTACGACAATCTTACTTAGGATATTTAGATTATAGAGAGGGAGAAGAATACATATGAAAATCATCAAACATCTTGAAGACTTAAGGGAAGTTAAGGTAAGCAATGATAGAGAGTTTTTTTCTGCTACACATGATGAGATAAAAAATGGTGCGACTACTGATGTTTATTTTTTAAGGACACAAGATATTTTAAAGCATTTGGGGATTGATGGGAAAATTGTAACAGCGGAGATATTTGCAAGAAGAAGTGGTGTTTTTGCAGGACTGCCTGAAGTAAAAAATGTTTTGAAAGATAAAAACATTGAAGTATGGTCTATAGATGAAGGTGAGACATTTGAACCAAAGGAGACTGTTATGAGAATCATTGGGCCTTACAACGAGTTTGGTACGTATGAAACTGTGATATTAGGCATGTTGGCCAGCTCATGTGGATGGGCCACTGCCGCAAGGGAGCTTAAAGAAGTTATTCCAGATAAGCCTTTACTTTGTTTTGGCGCAAGACATGTGCATCCTGCAGTGGCTCCTGTCATGGAAAGGGCAGCCCTTATAGGTGGTGCCGATGATGCCAGTTGCATATTAGGCGCTAAGCTTTTAGGACGCGAGCCAAAGGGCACAGTTCCACATGCGGCTTTTCTGATAGCTGGTGACACTCTCACTATAGCAAAGGCTTACAGTGAAATAACGCCTAAAGATGAAAAGATAACTATTTTAGTAGATACATTTAAAGATGAAATTGAAGAATCATTGAGAGTTGCTGAATTCTTAGGAGATAGGTTGTACGGCATAAGATTGGATACGCCATCGGAGAGAGGAGGCGTAACGGCAAGCCTTGTGTATGAACTTAGGCAGAGGCTCAACCAGAAAGGGTTTAATAATGTCAAGATCATTGTGTCTGGTGGGCTTACACCTGAAAGAATAAAAGAGCTTGCATTAAGTGGTGCAGACGCATTTGGAGTTGGCAGTTATATATCAGATGCATCTCCTATAGATATGACGATGGACATTAAAGAAGTAGAAGGAGAGCCTATTGCAAAGAGAGGTCGAATTCCGGGAAGGATAGAGAATGCAAAACTAAAAAGAATAATATAATAGACAGGCATGAATCCATGCTTGTCTATACTATACCGAATGAATCGCAATTTATACAAAAAGGTATTGACACAAATAAAAAAACATTATATAATGACTAATGTGCTGACGATGTTGTGACGCGGGGGTGGCGGAATAGGCAGACGCGTACGTTTGAGGGGCGTATGGAGTTTTCCGTGCGGGTTCAAGTCCCGCCCTCCGCACCAAAATGAAAGCAGAATATTTTACATAAAAAATAAGCCTTTTGAAAGGCTTATTTTAATGCCATTTAATCATTATAAGTGACATGAATACAATCGCAACAATAGTCGTTGCCGTTATAAAAATAGATGCAAGCTTGGTGTTTAGATCTTTCTCGTTGGAGTATATGACTGCTACAAGTGCTGTTGGCATTATCGTCCCTAACATTATAGCTTTAATTGTCATCGACGCGGTATTGAAAAATAGAGGCAAGACAAAAAACAGTGCTATGCCTGGAGTATATTTAATGGCAAGACCTTTAAGTAGTGACAAAATTTCATCCTTTTCTAAATTAAAATCAAGAAAGTACCCTATTACAAACAAAGCCAATGTTGTATTTGGCATCGAAATTTGTTCTGCAAGGTTTACAATTAGGCTTGGAAATTTAATGCCTATGACATTCAAAATGAAGGCGATTATATAAGTGAGTGATTTCGGAAACTAATTTCCAGCGTCATACTATGGCATAAATTAGAAATTAGATACAGAAAATAACAAAGCCTTTGCGATAAAATACTGAAAAGAGGAAAGAAAATGTAAAATAATGAAAATCAATTTAAAAAAAGAGTATAAGAAATAAAGCCTAATAAAATAGGTTTAAAAATTAACAGTATATGGAATCTCAATATTTATGCTGCTCTACCTAATAATCCATCAAGCATAGAAATAAAATCAAACTTAGATTTTTTCAATCTAGCATCAAGATGGATATTAATAGAATGTATCATAATCCAGAAAGACCAACGCTTTTTGCCTCTGGTTTTAGATAGCTCCAACTCATAGTCATTAAGAAGCCTTTTGTTAACACGCTCAGAAGAAGTTCGCTTTTTCATCTCGCATTTCCATTCATCAGAACCACGTGGAATGACGGTAAACAAGCGAGGATCAGATGAAGGCTTCGTATAAACGGTTCTACCATAATCAGAAGAGGAGCACTTATCTTTACAATTACATGAATCAACTTTACCAGTCGCAAAAGGACAGCGCCATTTAATTCTGTTACGGTCTTTCATAAAACCATTGTAAACCATAGATAATCCTGCCATACAGACAGGAATACCATTTTCATTGATTTTAATAGTACCTTGGTACTTGCTGTTGTTTTTA comes from the Thermoanaerobacterium aotearoense genome and includes:
- a CDS encoding DUF441 domain-containing protein; this translates as MDFGVLILSIMLFFSIIGKNDNVAAAILILLLTKLMNLEIINQFVSKNGMNLGIIVLTMGALSPLAMNKVSIGDFLNAAKSMEGVITIIAGIIVAVLASIGLNTMKVDANGVVGVLLGTVIGVSFFKGAPVGPMIALGITTILLRIFRL
- the polA gene encoding DNA polymerase I; protein product: MSKFLIIDGNSLMYRAYFALPDLMNSEGMHTNAIYGFSMMLLKLLEEEKPDYIAIAFDKKAPTFRHKEYSAYKGTRQSMPEELIEQVDILKDVINAFNIKTIEIEGFEADDIIGTVSKIASESGMDVLIVTGDRDALQLVSANVKVKICKKGITQMDEYDEKAVFEKYEVTPLQFIDLKGLMGDKSDNIPGVPNIGEKTAIKLIKEFGSIENLLMNTDKLKGKVKENVENNAELAVLSKRLATIERNVPIDIDLNEYAVKNYDANRLTELFEKLEFSSLISDLKDDSRDTKDIKEWPVRDFTYVKNVLGKFDVLSLYPFIYDGKMKAVSFACGDESFFVEIDDYDNFKLLNNDKLTLIGHDLKDFLVSISYCGIELNCKILDTAIMTYLLNPSESNYDISRVLKKYLKEDLQNIDDIVGKGRNKKSYDDIDKRLLVDYMCSVASSLFKLKDKLMSFIKEMEMEDLLKNVEIPLIEVLKSMEVYGFTLDKDVLRSISKEIDEKTDKIVKDIYDAAGYEFNINSTKQLSEFLFDKLNLPAIKKTKTGYSTDMEVLAELIPYNDIVGEIIEYRQLMKLKSTYIDGFIPIMDENNRVHSTFKQTVAATGRISSTEPNLQNIPVREEFGRRIRKAFVSSYEDGLIISADYSQIELRVLAHLSEDEKLIESFLNNEDIHLRTASEVFKVSKEEVTSEMRRRAKAVNFGIVYGISDYGLSKDLKISRKEAKEYIDNYFDRYKGVKNYIDSIVKFAKENGYVTTILNRRRYIPEINSKNFNQRSFGERMAMNTPIQGSAADIIKMSMVKVYNELKERGLKSRLILQVHDELIIDTHPDEVEIVKGLLKSIMENVIKLRVPLVVDIGQGKNWYDAK
- a CDS encoding lytic transglycosylase domain-containing protein, coding for MKFKKVILVIVVAITVLTVYGVKTNWFLKQLYPKKYSQQVYFYSNQYGVDPNLVFAMIKAESNFNPDSVSSKGAIGLMQVIPETGTWVANYIGIKNFSVNMLFNPDYNINIGTWYLKYLLKQFNNDVTLAVAAYNGGSGNVSNWLKDKRYSENGSNLKKVPFSETDKYIKKVLKYYKIYTNLYK
- the coaE gene encoding dephospho-CoA kinase (Dephospho-CoA kinase (CoaE) performs the final step in coenzyme A biosynthesis.) gives rise to the protein MKVIGLTGGIASGKSTVSSILKSLGAVIIDADVVSREIMIKGTETYNILVSVFGKEILRKDGEIDRRKLGNLVFADKEKLNKLNEITHPEIIKRIKDIIEEERKKGKEKAIVLDAALLIEMKLFNMVDEVWLVVVDKKTQIRRLMKRDNLSYKDALNRIKSQMSIEDKMKYADFIINNCKDFNAIKRQVELLWGRFSK
- a CDS encoding nicotinate phosphoribosyltransferase, whose translation is MKIIKHLEDLREVKVSNDREFFSATHDEIKNGATTDVYFLRTQDILKHLGIDGKIVTAEIFARRSGVFAGLPEVKNVLKDKNIEVWSIDEGETFEPKETVMRIIGPYNEFGTYETVILGMLASSCGWATAARELKEVIPDKPLLCFGARHVHPAVAPVMERAALIGGADDASCILGAKLLGREPKGTVPHAAFLIAGDTLTIAKAYSEITPKDEKITILVDTFKDEIEESLRVAEFLGDRLYGIRLDTPSERGGVTASLVYELRQRLNQKGFNNVKIIVSGGLTPERIKELALSGADAFGVGSYISDASPIDMTMDIKEVEGEPIAKRGRIPGRIENAKLKRII